From Medicago truncatula cultivar Jemalong A17 chromosome 7, MtrunA17r5.0-ANR, whole genome shotgun sequence, a single genomic window includes:
- the LOC11433787 gene encoding transcription elongation factor SPT6 homolog isoform X2, whose translation MAKGVISDDEDEVEYGMDEREPIDGEELEEDDGRGVVDDDDEEEEEEGQDEYEKDGFIVDDIEEEEEQDDEERAESDEERRKKKKRKKKEEYVLDEDDYELLEDNNINIHRRKENKKFKRLKKGRGTEEGHSRQSDDDEFFGSGKGGRSAKEKELEYTLFDGEEGTHLEDIGEEEEQGEEEEDADIGEEDEMADFIVDEEEVDENGIPLRTRKLKGVRRFKQAPSTALQEAQALFGDVEEYLDARNRSREQTDNMETRLEDEFEPIILSEKYMTEKDDMIRELDIPERMQISEESTGAPDGSSINEETQWIVKQLKHGAVPWIRKKDSSSQNKEQELPINQGDIVRFLELHHGQSLDIPFIAMYRKEECLSLLKDLERPEAGDENWDKNNKTPILKWHKILWALHDLDRKWLLLQKRKSALQLYYNKRFEEESRRVYDETRLNLNRQLFESVMRSLKEAESEREVDDVDSKFNVHFPPGEAGVDEGQYKRPKRKSMYSTFSKAGLWEVASRFGCSSEQLGLCLSLVQLQELEDPKETPEEVASNFTCAMYDTPEEVLKCARHMAAVEISCEPSIKKYVRSHFIDHAVVSTSPTADGNITIDSFHQFSGVKWLREKPLSKFEDAQWLLIQKAEEEKLIQVTIKLPEEYLNKLIDQFNELYISDSVSRSAQLWNEQRKLILHDAFFRFLLPSMEKEARSVLASKAKHWVLMEYGKALWNKVSVGPYQQKENDLSSDDEAAPRVMACSWGPGNPQTTFVMLDSSGEVQDVLYTGSLTLRSQNANDQQRKKNDQERVLKFMTDHQPHVIVLGAANLSCTRLKEDIYEVIYKMVEENPRDVGHEMDGLSIVYGDEALPRLYENSRISSEQLPSQQLGIVRRAVALGRYLQNPLAMVTTLCGPRKEILSWKLSPLESFLNPDDKLGMIEQVLVDVTNQVGLDINLAISHEWLFAPLQFISGLGPRKAASLQRSLVRAGSIFTRKDFLTEHKLGKKVFVNAVGFLRVRRSGLAASSSQFIDLLDDTRIHPESYILAQELARAVYEEDGTADANDDDDALEMAIEHVRDRPSYLKNLEVEEYALANNREDKIETFYDIKRELIQGFQDWRKQYEEPSQDEEFYMISGETEETLAEGKIVQVTVRRVQAQKAICGLESGMTGILMKEDYTDDWRDIIELSDRLHEGDMLTCKIKSIQKNRYQVFLVCKDSEMRSDRLQNNQDLDPYYHEDQSCLPSEQDKTRKEKERAKKHFKQRMIVHPRFQNITADEAMEFLSDKDPGESIFRPSSRGPSYLTLTLKIHEGVYAHKDLVEGGKEHKDITSLLRIGKTLKIGEDTFEDLDEVMDRYVDPLVTHLKTMLNYRKFRTGTKTEVDELLKMEKAECPMRIVYTFGISHEHPGTFILTYIRSTNPHHEYIGLYPKGFRFRKKMFEDIDRLVAYFQRHIDDPQNDSAPSIRSVAAMVPMRSPATGGSSAASVGSGWGGSNGDGGWRGHLNDRDRSSTPGSRTGRPSGVPRPYGGGRGRGRGSYNNRGHNNERQDGASGWGSGWGSAATKDKDDSLSNFPGAKVQNSPGREAFPGGWGGGSGWGGGASTGDKSGWGGGANTGDKSGWGGGNGWGGGASTGAEHGNSGWGSGSKKAADIGWSGN comes from the exons AAGGGCAGGATGAATATGAAAAGGATGGATTTATAGTTGATGACATTGAGGAAGAAGAGGAGCAGGATGATGAAGAAAGAGCAGAGAGTGATGAAGAGCGtcggaagaagaaaaagaggaaaaaaaa GGAGGAGTACGTCCTTGATGAAGATGACTATGAATTGCTGGAGGACAATAATATCAATATTCACCGTCGGAAG gaaaataaaaagttcaagCGTCTGAAAAAGGGTAGGGGCACTGAGGAGGGGCACTCTAGACAATCCGACGATGACGAGTTTTTTGGAAGTGGTAAAGGTGGGCGAAGTGCCAAGGAGAAGGAGCTTGAATACACTTTATTTGACGGTGAAGAAG GAACCCATCTTGAAGACATTGGTGAAGAGGAGGAGCAAGGGGAAGAGGAGGAGGATGCCGACATcggggaagaagatgaaatggCCGACTTCATTGTGGATGAAGAAGAAGTTGATGAGAACGGAATCCCTTTGAG GACTAGGAAGCTGAAGGGTGTAAGAAGGTTTAAGCAGGCACCATCCACAGCTTTACAAGAAGCTCAGGCATTATTTGGCGATGTCGAGGAGTATCTCGATGCTCGTAATCGAAGTCGAGAACAGACTGATAATATGGAGACTAGGCTTGAAGATGAATTTGAGCCTATTATTCTTTCTGAGAAATACATGACAGAGAAGGATGACATGATTAGGGAGCTCGATATTCCAGAGAGAATGCAG ATATCAGAGGAGAGTACTGGTGCTCCTGATGGAAGTAGTATAAATGAAGAGACTCAGTGGatagttaaacaacttaaacatgGGGCAGTCCCTTGGATTCGCAAGAAAGATTCAAGTTCCCAAAATAAAGAGCAGGAGCTACCAATTAACCAGGGTGATATTGTCAGATTTTTGGAACTGCACCACGGGCAAAGTTTAGAT ATTCCTTTTATTGCCATGTATCGGAAGGAGGAGTGTTTAAGCTTATTGAAAGACCTAGAGCGACCTGAAGCCGGTGATGAGAATTGGGATAAGAACAACAAGACACCTATTCTGAAATGGCACAAG ATACTTTGGGCTCTACATGACTTGGACAGGAAGTGGTTGCTTCTTCAGAAGCGGAAGAGTGCCCTCCAGTTATACTACAACAAACGATTTGAAGAAGAGTCTCGTCGTGTATACGACGAAACAAGACTAAACTTGAATAGGCAATTGTTTGAATCAGTTATGAGATCACTGAAGGAGGCAGAatcagagagggaggttgacgATGTTGATTCCAAGTTCAATGTACATTTCCCACCTGGTGAAGCTGGTGTTGATGAAGGACAGTACAAAAGGCCGAAAAGGAAGTCAATGTATAGCACTTTCAGTAAGGCGGGCCTGTGGGAGGTTGCAAGCAGGTTTGGGTGTAGTTCTGAGCAACTCGGATTATGTCTATCTCTAGTTCAGCTG CAAGAGTTGGAAGATCCAAAGGAAACACCAGAAGAGGTGGCTTCTAACTTCACATGTGCTATGTACGATACCCCTGAAGAAGTACTTAAATGTGCTAGGCACATG GCAGCTGTTGAGATAAGTTGTGAACCTAGTATAAAGAAATATGTTCGTAGCCACTTCATTGACCATGCTGTGGTGTCAACCTCTCCTACTGCTGATGGAAATATAACCATAGATTCGTTCCATCAGTTTTCTGGGGTGAAGTGGCTGCGAGAGAAGCCTTTGTCTAAATTTGAGGATGCCCAATGGCTCCTTATACAGAAGGCAGAAGAGGAAAAACTCATTCAAGTTACTATTAAGCTTCCTGAAGAGTATCTTAATAAGTTAATAGACCAATTCAATGAGCTTTATATTAGTGATAGTGTTAGCAGATCTGCTCAACTGTGGAATGAACAGAGGAAGCTGATACTGCATGATGCATTTTTTCGATTTCTTTTACCATCAATGGAAAAAGAAGCAAGAAGCGTATTAGCAAGCAAAGCAAAGCATTGGGTACTTATGGAGTATGGGAAGGCCTTGTGGAATAAGGTTTCTGTGGGGCCTTATCAACAGAAGGAAAATGATCTTAGCTCGGATGATGAGGCTGCACCTAGGGTTATGGCCTGCTCTTGGGGTCCTGGAAATCCACAAACAACTTTTGTCATGTTAGATTCATCAGGAGAAGTGCAAGATGTGCTATACACTGGGTCACTTACTTTAAGGTCGCAGAATGCCAATGACCAACAAAGGAAGAAGAATGACCAGGAACGTGTGCTGAAGTTTATGACAGATCACCAACCGCATGTTATTGTTTTAGGAGCAGCTAACTTGTCTTGCACTCGTTTGAAGGAAGATATATATGAG GTTATTTATAAGATGGTCGAGGAAAACCCTAGAGATGTTGGCCATGAAATGGATGGGCTCAGCATTGTGTATGGAGATGAAGCTCTGCCTCGTCTTTATGAAAATTCTCGAATTTCCTCTGAACAACTTCCTTCGCAGCAGCTAG GTATAGTGAGGCGGGCTGTTGCTCTTGGTCGATATCTCCAGAACCCATTGGCAATGGTCACGACATTATGTGGACCTAGAAAGGAAATTTTATCATGGAAACTGAGCCCTTTGGAGAGTTTTCTCAACCCGGATGATAAACTTGGGATGATTGAGCAGGTTCTGGTAGATGTGACCAATCAGGTTGGTTTAGACATTAACTTAGCAATAAGTCATGAATGGTTATTTGCTCCGTTGCAATTTATTTCGGGGCTTGGTCCACGGAAGGCTGCATCCTTGCAGAGATCTCTGGTTAGAGCTGGCTCAATTTTTACCCGGAAGGACTTTTTGACAGAGCATAAACTTGGTAAAAAGGTGTTTGTCAATGCCGTTGGTTTCTTGCGTGTCCGGCGAAGTGGATTGGCTGCTAGCAGCAGCCAATTTATTGATTTGTTGGATGATACACGAATTCATCCAGAATCATATATTCTCGCACAGGAGTTGGCCAGAGCTGTGTATGAGGAAGATGGCACAGCTGATGCAAATGATGACGATGATGCACTGGAGATGGCCATAGAACATGTGAGAGATCGACCTAGTTATTTGAAAAACCTGGAGGTTGAGGAATATGCTCTTGCCAACAATCGTGAAGACAAAATTGAAACTTTCTACGATATAAAAAGAGAATTGATTCAAGGTTTTCAGGATTGGCGTAAGCAATATGAAGAACCAAGTCAGGACGAGGAATTCTATATGATTTCAGGTGAGACTGAAGAGACTCTTGCTGAAGGTAAAATAGTCCAAGTTACAGTTCGCAGAGTGCAAGCCCAGAAAGCAATATGTGGGCTTGAATCGGGAATGACCGGAATCCTTATGAAAGAAGATTATACAGATGACTGGCGAGATATAATTGAATTGTCTGATAGGCTACATGAGGGTGATATGCTCACTTGTAAAATCAAGTCAATTCAAAAGAACAGGTATCAAGTCTTCCTTGTTTGTAAAGATAGTGAAATGAGAAGTGATCGGTTACAGAACAACCAGGATCTTGATCCCTATTACCATGAAGACCAAAGCTGCTTACCAAGTGAGCAAGACAAAACTCGGAAAGAAAAGGAGCGTGCAAAGAAGCATTTCAAGCAAAGGATGATTGTTCATCCACGCTTTCAGAACATAACTGCAGATGAAGCGATGGAG TTCTTGTCGGACAAGGATCCTGGTGAAAGTATTTTCCGTCCTAGTTCCCGTGGTCCTTCATACCTTACTTTGACTCTTAAAATTCATGAGGGAGTATATGCCCACAAGGATTTAGTTGAAGGTGGGAAGGAACATAAGGACATTACGAGCTTACTTCGAATTGGAAAGACACTAAAAATTGGAGAGGACACTTTTGAGGATTTAGATGAG GTTATGGACCGTTATGTTGATCCATTGGTGACTCATTTAAAAACAATGTTAAATTATCGCAAGTTCAGGACGGGTACAAAAACAGAAGTTGATGAACTTCTGAAGATGGAAAAGGCCGAATGTCCCATGCGTATCGTTTATACCTTTGGGATCTCTCATGAACATCCTGGTACATTTATACTGACTTATATAAGAAGTACAAATCCACACCATGAGTACATTGGTCTTTATCCTAAAGGATTCAGGTTCCGGAAAAAGATGTTTGAGGATATCGATCGGCTTGTGGCATATTTTCAAAGACACATTGATGACCCTCAAAATGATTCCGCGCCTTCCATTAGATCTGTAGCTGCAATGGTACCAATGCGAAGTCCTGCAACCGGTGGCTCATCAGCGGCTTCTGTGGGTAGTGGTTGGGGTGGTTCAAATGGTGATGGTGGTTGGAGGGGTCACTTGAATGATAGGGATCGATCTTCTACTCCTGGTTCTAGAACAG GACGACCTAGTGGAGTGCCTCGTCCGTATGGTGGTGGAAGAGGGCGTGGTCGTGGTTCTTATAACAATAGAGGACACAACAATGAAAGGCAGGATGGTGCGTCCGGATGGGGATCTGGATGGGGATCTGCTGCTACAAAAGACAAAGATGATAGTTTAAGCAACTTTCCAGGGGCTAAGGTTCAAAATTCCCCTGGAAGGGAAGCATTTCCTGGTGGTTGGGGGGGAGGCAGTGGTTGGGGAGGTGGAGCTAGTACTGGTGACAAAAGTGGCTGGGGAGGTGGAGCCAATACAGGTGACAAAAGTGGCTGGGGTGGAGGTAATGGGTGGGGTGGTGGAGCTAGTACTGGCGCTGAACATGGAAACTCTGGCTGGGGAAGTGGATCAAAGAAAGCTGCCGACATTGGATGGTCCGGAAACTGA
- the LOC11433787 gene encoding transcription elongation factor SPT6 homolog isoform X1, protein MAKGVISDDEDEVEYGMDEREPIDGEELEEDDGRGVVDDDDEEEEEAEGQDEYEKDGFIVDDIEEEEEQDDEERAESDEERRKKKKRKKKEEYVLDEDDYELLEDNNINIHRRKENKKFKRLKKGRGTEEGHSRQSDDDEFFGSGKGGRSAKEKELEYTLFDGEEGTHLEDIGEEEEQGEEEEDADIGEEDEMADFIVDEEEVDENGIPLRTRKLKGVRRFKQAPSTALQEAQALFGDVEEYLDARNRSREQTDNMETRLEDEFEPIILSEKYMTEKDDMIRELDIPERMQISEESTGAPDGSSINEETQWIVKQLKHGAVPWIRKKDSSSQNKEQELPINQGDIVRFLELHHGQSLDIPFIAMYRKEECLSLLKDLERPEAGDENWDKNNKTPILKWHKILWALHDLDRKWLLLQKRKSALQLYYNKRFEEESRRVYDETRLNLNRQLFESVMRSLKEAESEREVDDVDSKFNVHFPPGEAGVDEGQYKRPKRKSMYSTFSKAGLWEVASRFGCSSEQLGLCLSLVQLQELEDPKETPEEVASNFTCAMYDTPEEVLKCARHMAAVEISCEPSIKKYVRSHFIDHAVVSTSPTADGNITIDSFHQFSGVKWLREKPLSKFEDAQWLLIQKAEEEKLIQVTIKLPEEYLNKLIDQFNELYISDSVSRSAQLWNEQRKLILHDAFFRFLLPSMEKEARSVLASKAKHWVLMEYGKALWNKVSVGPYQQKENDLSSDDEAAPRVMACSWGPGNPQTTFVMLDSSGEVQDVLYTGSLTLRSQNANDQQRKKNDQERVLKFMTDHQPHVIVLGAANLSCTRLKEDIYEVIYKMVEENPRDVGHEMDGLSIVYGDEALPRLYENSRISSEQLPSQQLGIVRRAVALGRYLQNPLAMVTTLCGPRKEILSWKLSPLESFLNPDDKLGMIEQVLVDVTNQVGLDINLAISHEWLFAPLQFISGLGPRKAASLQRSLVRAGSIFTRKDFLTEHKLGKKVFVNAVGFLRVRRSGLAASSSQFIDLLDDTRIHPESYILAQELARAVYEEDGTADANDDDDALEMAIEHVRDRPSYLKNLEVEEYALANNREDKIETFYDIKRELIQGFQDWRKQYEEPSQDEEFYMISGETEETLAEGKIVQVTVRRVQAQKAICGLESGMTGILMKEDYTDDWRDIIELSDRLHEGDMLTCKIKSIQKNRYQVFLVCKDSEMRSDRLQNNQDLDPYYHEDQSCLPSEQDKTRKEKERAKKHFKQRMIVHPRFQNITADEAMEFLSDKDPGESIFRPSSRGPSYLTLTLKIHEGVYAHKDLVEGGKEHKDITSLLRIGKTLKIGEDTFEDLDEVMDRYVDPLVTHLKTMLNYRKFRTGTKTEVDELLKMEKAECPMRIVYTFGISHEHPGTFILTYIRSTNPHHEYIGLYPKGFRFRKKMFEDIDRLVAYFQRHIDDPQNDSAPSIRSVAAMVPMRSPATGGSSAASVGSGWGGSNGDGGWRGHLNDRDRSSTPGSRTGRPSGVPRPYGGGRGRGRGSYNNRGHNNERQDGASGWGSGWGSAATKDKDDSLSNFPGAKVQNSPGREAFPGGWGGGSGWGGGASTGDKSGWGGGANTGDKSGWGGGNGWGGGASTGAEHGNSGWGSGSKKAADIGWSGN, encoded by the exons CAGAAGGGCAGGATGAATATGAAAAGGATGGATTTATAGTTGATGACATTGAGGAAGAAGAGGAGCAGGATGATGAAGAAAGAGCAGAGAGTGATGAAGAGCGtcggaagaagaaaaagaggaaaaaaaa GGAGGAGTACGTCCTTGATGAAGATGACTATGAATTGCTGGAGGACAATAATATCAATATTCACCGTCGGAAG gaaaataaaaagttcaagCGTCTGAAAAAGGGTAGGGGCACTGAGGAGGGGCACTCTAGACAATCCGACGATGACGAGTTTTTTGGAAGTGGTAAAGGTGGGCGAAGTGCCAAGGAGAAGGAGCTTGAATACACTTTATTTGACGGTGAAGAAG GAACCCATCTTGAAGACATTGGTGAAGAGGAGGAGCAAGGGGAAGAGGAGGAGGATGCCGACATcggggaagaagatgaaatggCCGACTTCATTGTGGATGAAGAAGAAGTTGATGAGAACGGAATCCCTTTGAG GACTAGGAAGCTGAAGGGTGTAAGAAGGTTTAAGCAGGCACCATCCACAGCTTTACAAGAAGCTCAGGCATTATTTGGCGATGTCGAGGAGTATCTCGATGCTCGTAATCGAAGTCGAGAACAGACTGATAATATGGAGACTAGGCTTGAAGATGAATTTGAGCCTATTATTCTTTCTGAGAAATACATGACAGAGAAGGATGACATGATTAGGGAGCTCGATATTCCAGAGAGAATGCAG ATATCAGAGGAGAGTACTGGTGCTCCTGATGGAAGTAGTATAAATGAAGAGACTCAGTGGatagttaaacaacttaaacatgGGGCAGTCCCTTGGATTCGCAAGAAAGATTCAAGTTCCCAAAATAAAGAGCAGGAGCTACCAATTAACCAGGGTGATATTGTCAGATTTTTGGAACTGCACCACGGGCAAAGTTTAGAT ATTCCTTTTATTGCCATGTATCGGAAGGAGGAGTGTTTAAGCTTATTGAAAGACCTAGAGCGACCTGAAGCCGGTGATGAGAATTGGGATAAGAACAACAAGACACCTATTCTGAAATGGCACAAG ATACTTTGGGCTCTACATGACTTGGACAGGAAGTGGTTGCTTCTTCAGAAGCGGAAGAGTGCCCTCCAGTTATACTACAACAAACGATTTGAAGAAGAGTCTCGTCGTGTATACGACGAAACAAGACTAAACTTGAATAGGCAATTGTTTGAATCAGTTATGAGATCACTGAAGGAGGCAGAatcagagagggaggttgacgATGTTGATTCCAAGTTCAATGTACATTTCCCACCTGGTGAAGCTGGTGTTGATGAAGGACAGTACAAAAGGCCGAAAAGGAAGTCAATGTATAGCACTTTCAGTAAGGCGGGCCTGTGGGAGGTTGCAAGCAGGTTTGGGTGTAGTTCTGAGCAACTCGGATTATGTCTATCTCTAGTTCAGCTG CAAGAGTTGGAAGATCCAAAGGAAACACCAGAAGAGGTGGCTTCTAACTTCACATGTGCTATGTACGATACCCCTGAAGAAGTACTTAAATGTGCTAGGCACATG GCAGCTGTTGAGATAAGTTGTGAACCTAGTATAAAGAAATATGTTCGTAGCCACTTCATTGACCATGCTGTGGTGTCAACCTCTCCTACTGCTGATGGAAATATAACCATAGATTCGTTCCATCAGTTTTCTGGGGTGAAGTGGCTGCGAGAGAAGCCTTTGTCTAAATTTGAGGATGCCCAATGGCTCCTTATACAGAAGGCAGAAGAGGAAAAACTCATTCAAGTTACTATTAAGCTTCCTGAAGAGTATCTTAATAAGTTAATAGACCAATTCAATGAGCTTTATATTAGTGATAGTGTTAGCAGATCTGCTCAACTGTGGAATGAACAGAGGAAGCTGATACTGCATGATGCATTTTTTCGATTTCTTTTACCATCAATGGAAAAAGAAGCAAGAAGCGTATTAGCAAGCAAAGCAAAGCATTGGGTACTTATGGAGTATGGGAAGGCCTTGTGGAATAAGGTTTCTGTGGGGCCTTATCAACAGAAGGAAAATGATCTTAGCTCGGATGATGAGGCTGCACCTAGGGTTATGGCCTGCTCTTGGGGTCCTGGAAATCCACAAACAACTTTTGTCATGTTAGATTCATCAGGAGAAGTGCAAGATGTGCTATACACTGGGTCACTTACTTTAAGGTCGCAGAATGCCAATGACCAACAAAGGAAGAAGAATGACCAGGAACGTGTGCTGAAGTTTATGACAGATCACCAACCGCATGTTATTGTTTTAGGAGCAGCTAACTTGTCTTGCACTCGTTTGAAGGAAGATATATATGAG GTTATTTATAAGATGGTCGAGGAAAACCCTAGAGATGTTGGCCATGAAATGGATGGGCTCAGCATTGTGTATGGAGATGAAGCTCTGCCTCGTCTTTATGAAAATTCTCGAATTTCCTCTGAACAACTTCCTTCGCAGCAGCTAG GTATAGTGAGGCGGGCTGTTGCTCTTGGTCGATATCTCCAGAACCCATTGGCAATGGTCACGACATTATGTGGACCTAGAAAGGAAATTTTATCATGGAAACTGAGCCCTTTGGAGAGTTTTCTCAACCCGGATGATAAACTTGGGATGATTGAGCAGGTTCTGGTAGATGTGACCAATCAGGTTGGTTTAGACATTAACTTAGCAATAAGTCATGAATGGTTATTTGCTCCGTTGCAATTTATTTCGGGGCTTGGTCCACGGAAGGCTGCATCCTTGCAGAGATCTCTGGTTAGAGCTGGCTCAATTTTTACCCGGAAGGACTTTTTGACAGAGCATAAACTTGGTAAAAAGGTGTTTGTCAATGCCGTTGGTTTCTTGCGTGTCCGGCGAAGTGGATTGGCTGCTAGCAGCAGCCAATTTATTGATTTGTTGGATGATACACGAATTCATCCAGAATCATATATTCTCGCACAGGAGTTGGCCAGAGCTGTGTATGAGGAAGATGGCACAGCTGATGCAAATGATGACGATGATGCACTGGAGATGGCCATAGAACATGTGAGAGATCGACCTAGTTATTTGAAAAACCTGGAGGTTGAGGAATATGCTCTTGCCAACAATCGTGAAGACAAAATTGAAACTTTCTACGATATAAAAAGAGAATTGATTCAAGGTTTTCAGGATTGGCGTAAGCAATATGAAGAACCAAGTCAGGACGAGGAATTCTATATGATTTCAGGTGAGACTGAAGAGACTCTTGCTGAAGGTAAAATAGTCCAAGTTACAGTTCGCAGAGTGCAAGCCCAGAAAGCAATATGTGGGCTTGAATCGGGAATGACCGGAATCCTTATGAAAGAAGATTATACAGATGACTGGCGAGATATAATTGAATTGTCTGATAGGCTACATGAGGGTGATATGCTCACTTGTAAAATCAAGTCAATTCAAAAGAACAGGTATCAAGTCTTCCTTGTTTGTAAAGATAGTGAAATGAGAAGTGATCGGTTACAGAACAACCAGGATCTTGATCCCTATTACCATGAAGACCAAAGCTGCTTACCAAGTGAGCAAGACAAAACTCGGAAAGAAAAGGAGCGTGCAAAGAAGCATTTCAAGCAAAGGATGATTGTTCATCCACGCTTTCAGAACATAACTGCAGATGAAGCGATGGAG TTCTTGTCGGACAAGGATCCTGGTGAAAGTATTTTCCGTCCTAGTTCCCGTGGTCCTTCATACCTTACTTTGACTCTTAAAATTCATGAGGGAGTATATGCCCACAAGGATTTAGTTGAAGGTGGGAAGGAACATAAGGACATTACGAGCTTACTTCGAATTGGAAAGACACTAAAAATTGGAGAGGACACTTTTGAGGATTTAGATGAG GTTATGGACCGTTATGTTGATCCATTGGTGACTCATTTAAAAACAATGTTAAATTATCGCAAGTTCAGGACGGGTACAAAAACAGAAGTTGATGAACTTCTGAAGATGGAAAAGGCCGAATGTCCCATGCGTATCGTTTATACCTTTGGGATCTCTCATGAACATCCTGGTACATTTATACTGACTTATATAAGAAGTACAAATCCACACCATGAGTACATTGGTCTTTATCCTAAAGGATTCAGGTTCCGGAAAAAGATGTTTGAGGATATCGATCGGCTTGTGGCATATTTTCAAAGACACATTGATGACCCTCAAAATGATTCCGCGCCTTCCATTAGATCTGTAGCTGCAATGGTACCAATGCGAAGTCCTGCAACCGGTGGCTCATCAGCGGCTTCTGTGGGTAGTGGTTGGGGTGGTTCAAATGGTGATGGTGGTTGGAGGGGTCACTTGAATGATAGGGATCGATCTTCTACTCCTGGTTCTAGAACAG GACGACCTAGTGGAGTGCCTCGTCCGTATGGTGGTGGAAGAGGGCGTGGTCGTGGTTCTTATAACAATAGAGGACACAACAATGAAAGGCAGGATGGTGCGTCCGGATGGGGATCTGGATGGGGATCTGCTGCTACAAAAGACAAAGATGATAGTTTAAGCAACTTTCCAGGGGCTAAGGTTCAAAATTCCCCTGGAAGGGAAGCATTTCCTGGTGGTTGGGGGGGAGGCAGTGGTTGGGGAGGTGGAGCTAGTACTGGTGACAAAAGTGGCTGGGGAGGTGGAGCCAATACAGGTGACAAAAGTGGCTGGGGTGGAGGTAATGGGTGGGGTGGTGGAGCTAGTACTGGCGCTGAACATGGAAACTCTGGCTGGGGAAGTGGATCAAAGAAAGCTGCCGACATTGGATGGTCCGGAAACTGA